One window from the genome of Desulforhopalus sp. encodes:
- the fusA gene encoding elongation factor G: MVAPKELSDVRNIGIMAHIDAGKTTTTERILFYTGRSYKLGEVHDGTAVMDWMEQEQERGITITSAATTCYWNDKKINIIDTPGHVDFTIEVERSLRVLDGAVAVFCAVGGVEPQSETVWRQADKYNIPRIAFINKMDRVGANFDRCCQMIAKRLGANPVPVQIPIGKEAQFEGVVDLIEEKMLVFDEHSLGQEIVVKEITGEHTEKFTAARLMLLEKLADFDEGIMEKYLDEKPISAQEIYGALRKATISLNIVPVLCGSAFKNKGVQPLLDAVVSYLPSPLDVKSVVGINDAGEQVSRKTDAKEKLVALVFKLMSDSFVETLAFVRVYSGKLTVGDKVFNPIKLKQEKISKLMKLHANKREEVQEIRAGDIGAIVGLKFTTTGDTLCEKGDHIVLESMDFPEPVIGVAIEPKSKAEESKLFDTLAKIALEDPSFTVSSDNDTGQTIISGMGELHLEIIVDRLLNDFKVAANVGKPQVAYKETISIPQRSEAKFDQLTGAKGQYGHVIIEVGPVDRGSGISFFSTVDKDVIPDQFLNSIKKGIIDSLDSGPLIGYPLTDINVTLVGGSYHEDESTEMAFGVAGAMAIRRATAEAEPKLLEPIMDLEITTPEEYIGDVIADLNGKRGKVVGVTSEGHLQTVKAHAPLAELFGYSTSIRSATQGRASYTMQFLQYDVVPANKAEAIVKKIRGI; encoded by the coding sequence ATGGTAGCCCCTAAAGAACTATCCGATGTGCGTAATATAGGCATAATGGCCCATATTGACGCAGGAAAAACAACAACTACAGAGAGAATTCTCTTTTATACTGGTCGTTCCTATAAATTAGGTGAGGTCCATGATGGTACAGCTGTCATGGATTGGATGGAGCAGGAGCAGGAACGTGGAATAACGATTACATCAGCGGCCACAACCTGTTACTGGAACGATAAGAAAATAAATATAATTGATACCCCTGGACATGTTGATTTCACTATTGAGGTGGAAAGGTCCTTGAGGGTTCTTGATGGTGCTGTGGCTGTTTTTTGCGCCGTTGGAGGTGTTGAGCCTCAGTCTGAAACGGTGTGGCGGCAAGCGGATAAGTATAATATTCCGCGTATTGCCTTTATCAATAAGATGGACCGTGTTGGCGCAAATTTTGATAGATGCTGCCAGATGATCGCCAAGAGGCTAGGGGCAAATCCCGTGCCTGTTCAAATTCCTATTGGTAAAGAGGCACAGTTTGAGGGGGTTGTTGACCTTATTGAAGAGAAAATGCTTGTTTTTGACGAGCACTCTCTTGGCCAGGAAATTGTCGTAAAAGAAATTACTGGCGAACACACAGAAAAATTCACGGCCGCACGTTTGATGCTCCTGGAGAAGTTGGCCGACTTCGATGAGGGCATCATGGAAAAATATCTAGATGAGAAGCCTATATCTGCACAAGAGATATATGGTGCTCTACGAAAAGCGACAATATCATTGAATATTGTTCCGGTATTGTGCGGTAGCGCGTTCAAGAATAAAGGTGTGCAACCACTCCTTGATGCGGTTGTGAGTTATCTGCCTTCGCCTCTTGATGTGAAAAGCGTTGTTGGCATTAATGATGCTGGTGAACAAGTCAGCCGGAAAACTGATGCAAAGGAAAAGCTTGTTGCTTTAGTTTTTAAGCTCATGAGTGATTCTTTTGTCGAGACTCTTGCTTTTGTCCGAGTGTATTCAGGTAAGTTGACTGTTGGTGACAAGGTATTTAATCCTATAAAACTAAAGCAAGAAAAAATATCCAAGCTCATGAAGTTGCACGCCAATAAGCGTGAAGAAGTGCAAGAAATACGAGCGGGTGATATTGGTGCAATTGTTGGGTTAAAGTTTACTACCACGGGTGATACACTCTGCGAAAAAGGCGATCATATTGTTCTTGAAAGTATGGACTTTCCTGAGCCAGTGATTGGGGTGGCAATTGAGCCGAAGAGCAAGGCCGAAGAAAGCAAACTCTTTGATACCCTGGCAAAAATTGCTCTAGAAGATCCATCGTTTACAGTATCTAGTGATAATGACACAGGTCAGACGATTATCTCTGGGATGGGAGAATTGCACCTTGAAATAATCGTCGATAGATTGCTGAACGACTTTAAAGTGGCAGCTAATGTTGGGAAACCGCAAGTTGCCTATAAAGAAACAATTTCGATACCACAACGAAGCGAAGCAAAGTTTGATCAATTGACAGGTGCAAAGGGTCAGTACGGGCACGTGATCATAGAGGTTGGGCCAGTAGATAGGGGTTCAGGAATCTCGTTTTTTAGCACAGTAGATAAGGATGTGATACCTGATCAGTTTCTGAACTCCATTAAGAAAGGAATAATTGATAGTTTAGATTCAGGCCCGTTGATAGGATATCCTCTTACAGACATCAATGTGACCCTGGTAGGCGGTTCCTACCATGAAGATGAGTCGACAGAAATGGCTTTTGGTGTTGCTGGCGCAATGGCGATACGGAGAGCTACTGCTGAGGCAGAACCTAAATTACTTGAACCAATCATGGATTTAGAAATTACAACCCCTGAGGAGTACATCGGGGACGTAATTGCTGATTTAAATGGAAAAAGAGGAAAGGTGGTAGGTGTGACTTCTGAAGGTCACTTGCAAACCGTGAAGGCGCATGCTCCTCTGGCGGAATTATTTGGGTATTCTACGTCGATACGATCAGCAACCCAGGGAAGAGCAAGTTACACAATGCAATTTTTGCAGTATGACGTAGTACCCGCTAATAAAGCTGAGGCAATAGTTAAAAAAATTAGAGGAATCTGA
- the tuf gene encoding elongation factor Tu, with product MSKKKFERTKPHVNVGTVGHIDHGKTTLTAAITRVLSLKGQATFTDFSEIDKAPEEKERGITIATAHVEYETVNRHYAHVDCPGHADYIKNMITGAAQMDGAILVVAATDGAMPQTREHILLARQVGVPAIVVFLNKCDMVDDEELIELVEMELRELLDKYEFPGDDVPFVKGSALKALENPEDAESAKCIWDLMDAIDSYIPEPKRDVDQPFLMPVEDVFSISGRGTVATGRIERGVIHVGDEVEIIGIRPTAKTTCTGVEMFRKLLDEGQAGDNIGALLRGIKREEIERGQVLAAPKSITPHTKFKSECYILSKEEGGRHTPFFNGYRPQFYFRTTDVTAVVSLEAGVEMVMPGDNITASVELITPIAMDVGLRFAIREGGRTVGAGVISEIIA from the coding sequence ATGTCGAAGAAAAAATTTGAAAGGACAAAACCGCACGTCAATGTAGGTACGGTAGGGCATATTGATCATGGCAAGACCACTTTGACTGCAGCAATTACACGTGTTTTATCATTAAAAGGTCAGGCTACGTTCACCGATTTTTCCGAGATAGATAAGGCACCGGAGGAAAAAGAGCGAGGCATTACCATTGCTACCGCTCATGTCGAATACGAGACTGTGAATCGGCATTACGCTCATGTGGATTGTCCAGGGCACGCTGACTACATTAAGAATATGATCACCGGTGCAGCGCAAATGGACGGTGCGATCCTGGTGGTTGCGGCAACTGACGGTGCAATGCCACAGACCAGAGAGCATATTTTGCTTGCACGTCAAGTTGGTGTTCCTGCGATTGTTGTGTTCCTCAATAAATGTGACATGGTTGATGATGAGGAGCTTATTGAATTGGTAGAGATGGAGCTTCGTGAGCTTCTTGATAAGTATGAGTTTCCTGGCGATGATGTGCCATTTGTTAAAGGTTCTGCTTTGAAGGCTTTGGAGAATCCTGAAGACGCAGAATCTGCGAAATGCATTTGGGATCTTATGGATGCCATTGATTCCTATATACCTGAACCAAAGCGCGATGTTGATCAGCCATTTTTGATGCCTGTTGAAGATGTATTTTCGATATCAGGACGAGGTACAGTTGCCACAGGGAGAATCGAGAGGGGAGTGATTCATGTTGGAGATGAGGTGGAGATAATCGGCATTCGTCCGACCGCCAAGACAACATGTACCGGAGTGGAGATGTTCCGGAAACTTCTTGACGAGGGTCAGGCAGGCGACAATATTGGCGCGTTGCTACGTGGTATCAAGCGTGAGGAAATTGAAAGGGGCCAGGTTTTGGCTGCTCCGAAATCAATCACACCGCACACGAAGTTCAAATCAGAGTGCTATATTTTGAGTAAGGAAGAGGGTGGTCGGCATACACCGTTTTTCAATGGCTATCGTCCGCAGTTTTATTTTAGAACGACAGATGTAACGGCGGTTGTCAGTCTTGAGGCGGGAGTTGAGATGGTTATGCCTGGCGACAACATTACCGCGTCGGTAGAACTCATCACCCCGATCGCGATGGATGTAGGATTGCGTTTTGCCATTCGAGAAGGCGGGCGTACTGTTGGTGCTGGCGTTATTAGTGAAATTATCGCTTAA
- the rpsJ gene encoding 30S ribosomal protein S10 produces MPTEKIRIRLKAYDHKLLDQSTTEIVDTARRTGSAVAGPIPLPTTINKFCVLRSPHVDKKSREHFEMRTHRRLLDILEPTQQTIDLLMKLELSAGVDVEIKLP; encoded by the coding sequence ATACCTACAGAGAAAATTAGAATTCGCCTTAAGGCGTACGATCACAAGCTGCTCGATCAATCTACGACCGAGATTGTTGACACTGCAAGAAGAACTGGATCCGCTGTTGCAGGACCAATTCCTTTGCCGACTACTATTAATAAGTTTTGTGTTCTTAGGTCTCCTCATGTTGATAAGAAATCTAGAGAACATTTTGAAATGAGGACCCATCGTCGGTTATTAGACATCTTAGAGCCAACTCAGCAAACTATTGACTTGCTGATGAAACTTGAGTTGTCTGCTGGCGTCGATGTTGAAATCAAATTGCCCTAA
- the rplC gene encoding 50S ribosomal protein L3 yields the protein MPKSMGLLGKKIGMTRVYSELGEAVPVTVIEAGPCKVLQVKTDSTDGYGAIQVGFAEKKASRVNKPMAGHFTKSGSTGYYFVREFRVMDPTLFEVGQVISLGTVLKVGDKVDVQGTSKGRGFQGVIKRHGFSGGGSGHGSMFHRAPGSIGCSAYPSRVIKGKKLPGRMGNDSVLRKNVVVVDVRDDENVVLLKGPLPGAKNGLLKIFTKQ from the coding sequence ATGCCAAAGTCAATGGGTTTACTAGGAAAGAAGATTGGAATGACCCGGGTGTACAGTGAACTTGGAGAAGCAGTTCCGGTCACTGTTATTGAGGCCGGACCTTGTAAGGTTCTTCAGGTCAAAACCGACTCCACTGATGGGTATGGTGCTATTCAGGTGGGTTTCGCCGAGAAAAAGGCATCTAGAGTTAATAAGCCAATGGCAGGCCATTTTACTAAGTCGGGATCTACTGGGTATTATTTTGTTCGTGAGTTCAGGGTGATGGATCCGACTCTGTTTGAAGTTGGGCAAGTCATCTCTCTCGGCACTGTTCTAAAAGTAGGTGATAAAGTTGACGTGCAGGGTACCAGCAAAGGAAGAGGCTTTCAGGGTGTAATAAAACGTCATGGTTTTAGTGGTGGCGGGTCTGGGCATGGCTCGATGTTTCATAGAGCCCCTGGATCTATTGGGTGTAGTGCTTACCCTTCTCGTGTTATTAAAGGGAAAAAACTACCAGGCAGAATGGGCAATGACAGTGTTTTGAGAAAGAATGTTGTTGTGGTAGATGTGCGAGACGATGAAAATGTTGTTCTTCTGAAAGGACCACTGCCTGGAGCGAAAAACGGCCTGTTAAAGATTTTTACCAAACAATAA
- the rplD gene encoding 50S ribosomal protein L4, with product MSTVNIVNTKNESVGEIELNDEVFNREVKEYVLHEVVRMQRAGRRSGNACTKTRVEVSGGGRKPWRQKGTGRARSGSNTSPVWRGGGVAFGPKPRDYSFKLNRKVKKQAVAMALSARFQEGNLIVVNDFLMERIKTKDFVSIMNVLNVPNGLIVMDNASENLSKSSNNVNGFKVLSSEGLNVYDILLHKKLILVQPVIESLEKRFAS from the coding sequence ATGTCAACTGTAAATATTGTTAACACGAAAAATGAAAGTGTTGGCGAGATCGAGCTGAACGACGAAGTCTTTAATCGAGAAGTAAAAGAATACGTCCTTCATGAAGTAGTGCGTATGCAGCGAGCTGGTCGTAGATCTGGCAATGCGTGCACAAAAACCAGAGTTGAAGTTAGTGGTGGCGGAAGAAAACCTTGGCGCCAGAAAGGGACCGGTAGGGCAAGATCTGGAAGCAATACATCTCCTGTCTGGCGTGGCGGTGGTGTTGCATTTGGTCCGAAACCAAGGGATTACAGCTTCAAACTAAACCGTAAGGTCAAAAAGCAAGCTGTTGCCATGGCTCTCAGCGCTCGCTTTCAGGAAGGTAATCTTATTGTTGTAAACGATTTTTTAATGGAACGAATTAAGACAAAAGATTTTGTGAGTATCATGAATGTCCTAAATGTTCCGAATGGACTTATTGTTATGGACAACGCCTCTGAGAATTTAAGCAAATCGTCGAATAACGTAAATGGATTTAAAGTGCTTTCATCCGAAGGGCTCAATGTCTATGATATTCTGTTGCATAAAAAGCTTATACTGGTTCAACCAGTAATTGAGAGCCTTGAGAAGAGGTTTGCATCATGA
- the rplW gene encoding 50S ribosomal protein L23, translating to MKYIHSVLKGPCLTEKAALLQEKDEKVIFKIHPKANKIEIKMAVEKMFNVKVKDVKTAKIHGKKKRVGKTVGFTNDWKKAYVTLSEGKINFADEL from the coding sequence ATGAAATACATTCATAGCGTTTTAAAAGGCCCCTGCCTCACCGAGAAAGCTGCTTTGTTACAAGAAAAGGATGAGAAAGTCATTTTCAAGATTCATCCTAAAGCTAATAAAATCGAAATTAAAATGGCAGTTGAAAAAATGTTTAACGTCAAGGTTAAGGACGTTAAGACCGCCAAAATTCATGGAAAGAAGAAAAGGGTTGGAAAAACAGTCGGCTTTACTAATGATTGGAAGAAGGCCTATGTTACCTTGTCAGAAGGAAAAATTAACTTTGCTGATGAATTATAA
- the rplB gene encoding 50S ribosomal protein L2 — MAIKVYKPTSAGKRQHVSAKNPDLAKSGPEKSLVCNLVKTGGRNNYGRITSRHIGGGHKRKYRLIDFKRNKTDIDAKVVSIEYDPNRSANIALLNYVDGEKRYILSPDGIAIGDTVVAGDNVDIQPGNCLPLINIPLGTIIHNIEMKIGKGAQLVRSAGVGAQLMAKEGGFVLVRLPSGEVRKFNNNCRACVGQVGNREHESQKLGKAGRSRWQGHRPHVRGVAMNPVDHPMGGGEGKSSGGRHPCSPWGIPSKGYKTRKNKTSDTMIVKKRS; from the coding sequence ATGGCTATTAAAGTGTACAAACCAACATCAGCTGGTAAGAGACAGCATGTGTCGGCAAAAAATCCGGATCTGGCAAAAAGTGGACCTGAAAAAAGTCTAGTATGTAATTTGGTAAAAACCGGCGGAAGAAATAACTACGGAAGAATAACTTCTCGTCATATTGGTGGCGGGCATAAACGAAAATATCGTCTGATTGATTTCAAACGTAATAAGACCGACATTGATGCTAAGGTTGTGTCAATTGAGTATGATCCAAATCGTTCTGCTAATATCGCGTTGTTGAACTATGTTGATGGTGAGAAAAGATATATTTTGTCGCCAGATGGGATTGCTATTGGAGATACGGTTGTCGCGGGTGATAACGTAGATATTCAGCCGGGGAACTGTCTTCCTTTGATCAATATTCCTCTAGGTACAATTATTCATAATATAGAAATGAAAATTGGAAAAGGGGCCCAACTGGTTCGCAGTGCCGGAGTTGGTGCGCAGCTGATGGCAAAAGAAGGCGGTTTTGTCCTCGTAAGATTGCCCTCCGGAGAAGTTAGGAAATTTAATAATAATTGCAGAGCCTGTGTCGGCCAAGTCGGTAATAGAGAGCACGAAAGCCAAAAGCTTGGAAAGGCTGGCAGAAGCCGATGGCAGGGTCATAGGCCTCATGTTCGTGGTGTTGCTATGAATCCTGTCGATCATCCAATGGGTGGTGGTGAAGGTAAAAGCTCTGGTGGCCGACATCCATGCAGTCCTTGGGGTATACCAAGCAAAGGATATAAAACCAGGAAAAACAAAACTTCTGACACAATGATTGTCAAGAAGAGATCATAA
- the rpsS gene encoding 30S ribosomal protein S19, with translation MSRSVKKGPFVDDHLYKKVIEAAESGSRKVIKTWSRRSDIGPEMVGLTFAVHNGKKFVPVFVTENMVGHKLGEFSPTRTFYGHAADKKGKK, from the coding sequence ATGTCACGTTCAGTTAAGAAAGGTCCCTTTGTTGACGATCATTTATATAAAAAGGTAATTGAAGCTGCCGAAAGTGGTTCTCGAAAGGTTATTAAGACCTGGTCTAGGCGCTCCGATATTGGCCCAGAAATGGTTGGATTAACCTTTGCTGTACATAACGGAAAGAAATTCGTTCCCGTTTTTGTCACAGAGAATATGGTAGGACATAAACTTGGAGAATTCTCTCCAACAAGAACCTTTTATGGCCATGCCGCAGATAAAAAAGGGAAAAAATAA
- the rplV gene encoding 50S ribosomal protein L22 — MEAKAVGKYIRISPQKARLVADVVRGMGVDQAITTLRFMPKKGAGIIKKVLESAVANATQDEQADVDNLFVKEIVIDGGPSLKRISPRAQGRATGIIKRTSHITVVLDEN; from the coding sequence ATGGAAGCAAAAGCCGTAGGAAAATATATTAGAATTTCTCCACAAAAAGCTAGGCTGGTCGCTGATGTGGTGAGAGGAATGGGCGTTGATCAAGCAATAACTACGCTCCGTTTCATGCCTAAAAAGGGTGCGGGAATAATTAAAAAAGTCTTGGAGTCTGCGGTTGCCAATGCTACACAAGATGAGCAGGCCGATGTTGATAATTTGTTTGTCAAAGAGATTGTAATTGATGGCGGACCCTCTCTTAAAAGGATTAGTCCAAGGGCGCAGGGTAGAGCTACTGGTATTATCAAAAGGACAAGTCATATAACTGTTGTCTTAGATGAGAATTGA
- the rpsC gene encoding 30S ribosomal protein S3 yields the protein MGQKVNPQGLRLNITRTWDSIWYADKEYSTYLIEDQKVKKFLKKRLQHAGLSKVNIERTGDQVRVKLFTARPGIVIGKKGAEIEILKKELEKLISRKVSLDIQEVRRPEADAQLVAENIAQQLVRRVAFRRAMKKAVSSALRFGVQGIKISCSGRLGGAEMSRCEWVREGRVPLHTLRADVDYALAEANTTYGIIGVKVWIFNGEILSDQDRGSVQ from the coding sequence TTGGGGCAGAAGGTTAATCCACAAGGACTAAGGTTGAATATTACCCGGACATGGGATTCGATCTGGTATGCAGATAAAGAGTATTCTACTTATCTGATAGAAGACCAAAAGGTCAAAAAATTTCTTAAAAAGCGTCTTCAGCATGCCGGGCTATCAAAAGTTAACATTGAACGCACTGGAGACCAAGTGCGTGTAAAGCTGTTTACTGCAAGACCAGGAATAGTGATAGGCAAAAAAGGTGCTGAAATTGAGATTTTAAAAAAAGAACTTGAAAAGTTAATCTCACGTAAGGTCTCGCTCGATATCCAAGAGGTAAGAAGACCTGAGGCAGATGCACAACTTGTAGCCGAAAACATCGCTCAACAACTTGTAAGGCGGGTGGCTTTTAGGAGAGCAATGAAAAAAGCGGTGAGCTCAGCATTGCGATTCGGAGTTCAAGGTATAAAGATTTCATGCTCTGGCAGATTAGGTGGTGCCGAAATGTCGAGATGTGAATGGGTAAGGGAAGGAAGAGTACCTCTTCATACCCTTCGAGCCGATGTAGATTATGCCCTTGCAGAAGCAAACACGACCTATGGCATTATTGGTGTCAAGGTGTGGATTTTCAATGGTGAAATTTTGAGCGATCAGGATCGTGGCTCCGTACAGTAA
- the rplP gene encoding 50S ribosomal protein L16, which translates to MLSPKKVKHRKVFKGRSRGVAYRGSSIAFGEFALKATVCGKMTAQQIEAARITINRTMKRGGKVWIRVFPDKPITKKAAETRMGKGKGTPELWVAVIKPGMILYEIAGVTEELAIEALALAGNKLPFPTKVITKVNTL; encoded by the coding sequence ATGTTAAGCCCAAAGAAAGTTAAACATAGAAAGGTTTTTAAAGGCAGGTCCAGGGGAGTCGCCTACCGCGGGTCGTCTATAGCCTTTGGAGAGTTTGCCTTAAAAGCGACCGTATGCGGAAAAATGACTGCTCAGCAAATTGAAGCCGCGCGTATTACGATTAATAGAACTATGAAGCGTGGTGGAAAAGTTTGGATACGGGTTTTCCCCGATAAACCAATAACAAAAAAGGCTGCAGAAACGCGTATGGGAAAAGGAAAAGGTACCCCAGAATTGTGGGTCGCGGTTATTAAGCCTGGGATGATTTTATATGAGATAGCTGGAGTAACTGAAGAACTTGCCATTGAGGCTCTTGCGTTAGCTGGGAACAAATTGCCATTTCCGACCAAAGTTATTACCAAGGTGAACACATTATGA
- the rpmC gene encoding 50S ribosomal protein L29, whose product MSAEDLTKALKELRDELGNLSFKHRIRPLEDTSKLKKIRKDIARISTIEKQSAR is encoded by the coding sequence ATGTCTGCTGAGGATCTAACGAAAGCCTTAAAGGAACTGCGAGATGAATTGGGGAACCTTTCTTTCAAGCATCGTATTAGGCCTTTAGAAGATACCTCCAAACTAAAGAAAATTAGAAAAGACATTGCGAGAATCTCGACTATCGAGAAGCAATCTGCAAGATGA